From the genome of Flavobacterium ovatum, one region includes:
- the secE gene encoding preprotein translocase subunit SecE — MAKIVNYISEAFEELKSNVTWPEWAEVQRLTIVVAVFSVLFALATWGVDEVFAKALAGFFNWIKA, encoded by the coding sequence ATGGCAAAAATTGTTAATTACATTTCAGAAGCATTTGAAGAATTAAAATCAAATGTAACTTGGCCAGAGTGGGCTGAGGTGCAGCGACTAACTATTGTTGTGGCTGTTTTTTCAGTATTGTTTGCTTTGGCAACATGGGGAGTAGATGAAGTTTTTGCAAAAGCATTAGCAGGATTTTTTAACTGGATTAAAGCTTAA
- a CDS encoding acyl-CoA dehydrogenase family protein, with translation MNFDYNETQSMIAQSIRDFAEKNIRPFIMEWDEAQTFPVPLFRKLGEMGFMGILVPEELGGSGLGYHEYITIVEEISKVDPSIGLSVAAHNSLCTNHILTFGNEEQKKKWIPKLASGEHIGAWGLTEHNTGSDAGGMNTTAKKEGDFWVVNGAKNFITHAISGDVAVVIVRTGEKGDSHGMTAFVFEKGMVGFSSGKKENKLGMRASETAELVFDNCRIPDSNRLGEVGNGFIQAMKILDGGRISIGALSLGIAKGAYEAALKYSKERHQFGKPISSFQGISFKLADMATEIEASELLLHKAAFLKQQHKPVTTMGAMAKMYASEVCCKVANEAVQIHGGYGYTKDYPVEKFYRDAKLCTIGEGTTEIQKVVIARNLLKD, from the coding sequence ATGAACTTTGATTATAACGAAACGCAGTCCATGATTGCGCAATCCATAAGAGATTTTGCAGAGAAAAACATCCGTCCATTTATTATGGAATGGGATGAGGCTCAGACTTTTCCAGTTCCGTTATTTAGGAAGTTAGGAGAGATGGGATTTATGGGTATTTTAGTTCCTGAAGAATTAGGAGGTTCAGGTCTAGGCTATCATGAATACATTACTATAGTCGAAGAAATTTCAAAAGTCGATCCTTCGATTGGTCTATCGGTAGCCGCGCATAATTCACTTTGTACCAATCATATTTTGACGTTTGGTAATGAGGAACAAAAGAAAAAATGGATTCCTAAATTGGCCAGTGGTGAACATATTGGTGCTTGGGGATTAACAGAGCATAATACAGGTTCGGATGCTGGAGGAATGAATACTACGGCAAAAAAAGAGGGTGATTTTTGGGTTGTAAATGGAGCTAAAAACTTTATCACACATGCTATTTCGGGAGATGTTGCAGTTGTGATTGTTCGTACAGGCGAAAAAGGCGATTCTCATGGAATGACTGCTTTTGTCTTTGAAAAAGGAATGGTAGGTTTTAGCTCTGGTAAAAAAGAAAATAAATTAGGAATGCGTGCCAGTGAAACAGCAGAGTTGGTATTTGATAATTGTCGTATTCCAGACTCTAATCGCTTAGGGGAAGTAGGTAATGGTTTTATTCAAGCTATGAAAATCTTAGACGGTGGTAGAATATCTATTGGAGCTTTATCTTTAGGGATTGCCAAAGGTGCATATGAAGCGGCTTTGAAATATTCTAAAGAAAGACATCAATTTGGAAAACCGATTAGTAGCTTTCAAGGGATTTCTTTTAAATTAGCAGATATGGCCACTGAAATAGAAGCTTCTGAACTGCTTTTGCATAAAGCTGCTTTTTTGAAACAACAACACAAACCCGTAACTACTATGGGAGCAATGGCTAAAATGTATGCTTCTGAGGTATGTTGTAAAGTGGCAAACGAAGCTGTTCAGATACACGGCGGCTATGGTTATACTAAAGATTATCCTGTGGAAAAATTCTATAGGGATGCTAAGTTATGTACTATAGGAGAAGGAACTACCGAGATTCAGAAAGTAGTGATTGCGAGAAATCTGTTGAAGGATTAA
- the rplJ gene encoding 50S ribosomal protein L10, producing the protein MTREEKSIAIEELTAQLAGTNIVYVADISGLNAETTSKLRRACYKAGIKLEVVKNTLLAKAMETSENEYGELPSVLVGNTAIFISDVANAPGKIIKDFRKKSDKPVLKGAYVNAEVYIGDDQLTMLSTIKSKEELLGELIGLLQSPAQRIIAALQNKFAGEEQAEEVQAEEA; encoded by the coding sequence ATGACTAGAGAAGAAAAATCAATCGCGATTGAAGAATTAACTGCACAGTTAGCTGGTACAAATATTGTTTATGTAGCAGATATTTCTGGATTAAATGCAGAAACTACTTCAAAGTTGAGAAGAGCTTGTTATAAAGCAGGTATTAAATTAGAAGTTGTAAAGAATACATTACTTGCAAAAGCAATGGAAACTTCTGAAAATGAATATGGTGAATTACCTTCAGTATTGGTAGGTAATACAGCAATCTTTATTTCAGATGTAGCTAATGCTCCAGGTAAAATCATTAAAGATTTCCGTAAGAAATCAGATAAGCCGGTATTAAAAGGTGCTTATGTGAATGCTGAAGTTTACATTGGAGACGACCAATTAACAATGTTGTCTACAATTAAATCTAAAGAAGAATTACTTGGAGAACTTATTGGTTTACTTCAATCACCAGCTCAAAGAATCATCGCTGCACTTCAAAACAAATTCGCTGGAGAAGAGCAAGCTGAAGAAGTTCAAGCTGAAGAAGCTTAA
- the rplL gene encoding 50S ribosomal protein L7/L12 produces MADLKQFAEQLVNLTVKEVNDLATILKDEYGIEPAAAVVVAGAGGGEAAAEEVQTEFTVVLKEAGASKLAVVKMVKELTGLGLKEAKDVVDSAPSNVKEGVSKEEAEGLKKSLEEAGAVVELK; encoded by the coding sequence ATGGCAGATTTGAAACAATTCGCAGAACAATTAGTTAACTTAACTGTAAAAGAAGTTAATGATTTAGCAACAATATTGAAAGATGAGTACGGAATCGAACCAGCTGCTGCAGTAGTAGTTGCAGGTGCAGGTGGTGGCGAAGCTGCTGCTGAAGAAGTACAAACTGAATTCACAGTTGTATTGAAAGAAGCTGGTGCTTCTAAATTAGCTGTTGTGAAAATGGTAAAAGAACTTACAGGTTTAGGTTTGAAAGAAGCTAAAGATGTAGTTGATAGCGCACCATCTAATGTAAAAGAAGGTGTTTCTAAAGAAGAGGCTGAAGGTCTTAAAAAATCTTTAGAAGAAGCTGGAGCTGTAGTTGAGCTTAAATAG
- the rplK gene encoding 50S ribosomal protein L11 — MAKEISKVVKLQVKGGAANPSPPVGPALGAAGVNIMEFCKQFNARTQDKPGKICPVQITVYKDKSFEFVVKTPPAAVQLLEAAKLKSGSGEPNRKKVASVTWEQIRAIAEDKMPDLNAFTTESAMSMVAGTARSMGITVSGDAPF; from the coding sequence ATGGCTAAAGAAATTAGTAAGGTAGTTAAACTACAAGTTAAGGGAGGTGCTGCGAATCCGTCGCCACCGGTTGGACCTGCTTTAGGAGCTGCTGGGGTAAACATCATGGAGTTCTGTAAGCAGTTCAATGCTAGAACACAAGATAAACCCGGCAAAATATGCCCAGTACAAATTACTGTGTATAAAGACAAATCATTTGAATTTGTTGTTAAGACTCCTCCTGCAGCAGTTCAATTATTGGAAGCTGCAAAGCTAAAATCTGGTTCAGGTGAGCCTAATCGTAAAAAAGTAGCTAGTGTTACTTGGGAACAAATTAGAGCTATTGCTGAAGACAAGATGCCAGACTTAAATGCATTCACTACGGAGTCTGCAATGAGTATGGTTGCTGGAACAGCTAGATCTATGGGTATAACTGTATCAGGAGACGCTCCTTTTTAA
- the raiA gene encoding ribosome-associated translation inhibitor RaiA — protein sequence MKVSIHAVNFNVDGKLVNFVQERMDKLEKYYDKVVSSDVYLKVEKTSDKENKIVEVKINVPGDGFLVKKQCKSFEEALELSAESLERLLVKRKEKTRAQA from the coding sequence ATGAAGGTAAGTATTCATGCAGTTAACTTTAATGTTGACGGAAAACTAGTTAATTTTGTTCAGGAGAGAATGGATAAGTTAGAAAAGTATTACGATAAAGTAGTGTCGTCTGATGTGTATTTGAAAGTAGAGAAAACGAGCGATAAAGAAAATAAAATTGTCGAGGTCAAGATAAATGTGCCTGGAGATGGTTTTTTAGTGAAAAAACAGTGTAAATCATTTGAAGAAGCGCTTGAGTTATCTGCTGAATCTTTAGAGCGTTTGCTGGTAAAAAGGAAAGAAAAAACTCGAGCTCAAGCATAA
- the nusG gene encoding transcription termination/antitermination protein NusG, producing the protein MADNNLKKWYVVRAVSGQENKVKAYIETEISRLGMEDFVSQVLVPTEKVVTVKDGKKIVKEKVYFPGYVMVEANLVGEIPHIIKSITSVIGFLGETKGGEPVPLRTSEVNRMLGKVDELAVNTDNHSIPFNLGETIKVVDGPFNGFNGTVEKINDEKRKLEVMVKIFGRKTPLELSFMQVEKV; encoded by the coding sequence ATGGCAGATAATAATTTAAAGAAATGGTATGTCGTTAGGGCTGTAAGTGGTCAAGAGAATAAAGTGAAAGCTTATATCGAGACTGAGATTTCTAGATTGGGAATGGAAGACTTTGTTTCTCAAGTTCTTGTTCCTACTGAGAAAGTAGTTACAGTAAAAGATGGGAAAAAAATAGTTAAAGAGAAAGTTTATTTTCCTGGTTATGTAATGGTCGAAGCGAATCTTGTTGGTGAAATTCCTCATATTATTAAGTCAATTACTTCTGTAATTGGTTTTTTAGGAGAAACTAAAGGGGGGGAGCCTGTTCCATTAAGAACGTCAGAGGTTAATAGAATGTTAGGTAAGGTAGATGAATTAGCAGTGAATACTGATAATCATTCAATACCATTCAATCTTGGAGAAACTATCAAAGTTGTTGATGGTCCATTTAATGGTTTCAACGGTACTGTTGAGAAAATTAATGATGAAAAGCGTAAACTTGAAGTAATGGTTAAGATTTTCGGAAGAAAAACGCCATTAGAATTGAGTTTTATGCAAGTTGAAAAAGTATAA
- a CDS encoding tyrosine-type recombinase/integrase — MATTIDAFKEYLLKEKKYSTHTLVAYEKDLLSFQSFNKFNFEQVGVEQANYSQIRSWIVSLVDGGLSAVSVNRKIASLKAFYKFLLKTKQIEVSPLLKHKSLKVVKSLQIPFSENEVVRVLDEVQEKESFDSIRNQLIIELFYATGMRRAELIQLKMSDIDLVNNTLKVLGKRNKERVLPILPIIKKNIIYYIRERSRVEVVEDSEYFFVTKKGLMLNNSLVYRLVNLYFSRASEKIKKSPHVLRHSFATHLLNNGADLNSVKELLGHSSLASTQIYTHSSLLELKKVYGKAHPRSDDN, encoded by the coding sequence ATGGCTACAACTATCGATGCATTTAAGGAATATCTTTTAAAAGAGAAAAAATACTCTACTCATACTTTGGTAGCGTATGAGAAGGATTTGCTTAGTTTTCAAAGCTTCAATAAGTTTAATTTTGAGCAAGTAGGTGTTGAGCAAGCGAATTATAGTCAGATTAGAAGTTGGATTGTTAGTTTGGTAGATGGAGGTTTGTCTGCGGTTTCTGTAAATAGGAAAATTGCTTCTTTGAAGGCTTTTTATAAATTCTTATTAAAGACAAAGCAAATAGAGGTAAGTCCTTTGTTGAAACATAAGTCTTTAAAGGTGGTTAAATCACTTCAGATTCCTTTTTCTGAGAATGAAGTTGTTCGTGTCTTGGATGAGGTTCAGGAGAAGGAGAGCTTTGATTCTATTCGCAATCAATTGATAATAGAGTTGTTTTATGCGACGGGTATGCGTAGGGCTGAATTGATTCAATTAAAAATGAGTGATATTGATTTGGTTAATAATACACTGAAAGTTCTTGGGAAAAGAAATAAAGAACGCGTACTTCCGATTCTGCCTATAATTAAAAAAAATATAATTTACTACATTAGGGAACGGTCTCGTGTTGAGGTAGTTGAAGATTCTGAGTATTTTTTTGTAACAAAAAAAGGTCTAATGTTAAATAACTCTCTTGTTTATCGGTTGGTAAATTTGTACTTTAGTAGAGCTTCAGAAAAGATAAAAAAGAGTCCTCATGTGTTAAGGCATTCCTTTGCTACTCATTTATTAAATAATGGAGCGGATTTGAATTCAGTAAAAGAATTATTAGGGCATTCTAGTTTAGCGTCAACTCAAATATACACACATAGTAGTTTGTTAGAACTTAAGAAAGTATATGGAAAGGCGCACCCTAGGAGTGATGATAATTAA
- the tuf gene encoding elongation factor Tu: MAKETFNRSKPHLNIGTIGHVDHGKTTLTAAITKVLSDAGYCQAKSFDQIDNAPEEKERGITINTSHVEYETANRHYAHVDCPGHADYVKNMVTGAAQMDGAILVVAATDGPMPQTREHILLGRQVGIPRMVVFMNKVDMVDDEELLELVEMEIRDLLSFYEYDGDNCPVIQGSALGGLNNDAAWVPKILELMEAVDAWIEEPIRDTAKPFLMPVEDVFTITGRGTVATGRIETGIANTGDAVEIIGMGAGKLASTITGVEMFRKILDRGEAGDNVGLLLRGVDKDSIKRGMVIIKPGSVKPHATFKAEVYILKKEEGGRHTPFHNNYRPQFYVRTTDVTGVITLPEGVEMVMPGDNLTINVALLSPIAMNVGLRFAIREGGRTVGAGQVTEIVA; encoded by the coding sequence ATGGCAAAAGAAACCTTTAACCGTTCGAAACCACACTTAAATATTGGTACAATCGGACACGTAGATCACGGAAAAACTACATTAACTGCTGCAATAACTAAAGTGTTATCTGATGCTGGTTACTGTCAAGCGAAATCTTTTGATCAAATTGATAATGCTCCTGAAGAAAAAGAAAGAGGTATTACAATTAATACATCTCACGTTGAGTATGAAACAGCTAATCGTCATTACGCTCACGTTGACTGTCCAGGTCACGCGGATTACGTAAAGAACATGGTTACTGGTGCTGCTCAAATGGATGGAGCTATCCTTGTGGTTGCTGCAACTGATGGACCAATGCCACAAACTCGTGAGCATATCCTTTTAGGTCGCCAAGTAGGTATTCCTAGAATGGTTGTATTCATGAACAAAGTGGATATGGTTGATGACGAGGAGTTGTTAGAACTTGTTGAAATGGAAATTAGAGACTTATTGTCTTTCTATGAATATGACGGAGACAACTGTCCAGTTATTCAAGGATCTGCTTTAGGTGGATTGAATAATGATGCTGCATGGGTTCCTAAAATTCTTGAATTGATGGAAGCTGTTGATGCTTGGATCGAAGAGCCAATACGTGATACTGCAAAACCTTTCTTGATGCCAGTTGAGGATGTATTTACAATTACTGGTCGTGGAACTGTTGCTACAGGTCGTATCGAAACTGGTATTGCTAATACAGGAGACGCTGTTGAAATCATCGGTATGGGAGCTGGGAAATTAGCTTCTACAATTACGGGAGTTGAAATGTTCCGTAAGATCCTTGATAGAGGTGAAGCTGGAGATAACGTAGGTTTACTTTTAAGAGGTGTTGATAAAGATTCTATCAAAAGAGGAATGGTTATCATTAAGCCAGGTTCAGTAAAACCACACGCGACTTTCAAAGCTGAGGTGTATATCTTGAAAAAAGAAGAAGGTGGACGTCATACTCCATTCCATAACAACTACCGTCCACAGTTCTACGTACGTACAACTGACGTAACAGGAGTTATTACTTTGCCAGAAGGTGTAGAGATGGTGATGCCAGGAGATAACTTAACGATCAATGTTGCTTTGTTAAGCCCAATCGCAATGAATGTTGGATTACGTTTTGCTATCCGTGAAGGTGGTAGAACTGTAGGTGCAGGTCAGGTAACTGAAATTGTAGCATAA
- the rpsU gene encoding 30S ribosomal protein S21, whose product MLIIPIKDGENIDRALKRYKRKFDKTGTVRQLRARQAFIKPSVKNRIKVQKAAYIQNMKDGLES is encoded by the coding sequence ATGTTAATTATACCAATTAAAGACGGAGAAAATATCGATAGAGCATTAAAGCGCTATAAAAGAAAATTTGATAAAACTGGAACAGTTCGTCAGTTAAGAGCACGTCAAGCTTTTATCAAGCCTTCTGTGAAAAATAGAATTAAAGTTCAGAAAGCAGCTTATATCCAAAACATGAAAGATGGTTTAGAGAGTTAG
- the rpoB gene encoding DNA-directed RNA polymerase subunit beta → MITNQTERLNFASTKNIPAYPDFLDVQVKSFQDFFQLETKSDERGNEGLYNTFMENFPITDTRNNFVLEFLDYFVDPPRYTIQECIERGLTHSVPLKARLKLYCTDPEHEDFETIVQDVYLGTIPYMTPSGTFVINGAERVVVSQLHRSPGVFFGQSFHANGTKLYSARVIPFKGSWIEFSTDINSVMYAYIDRKKKLPVTTLFRAIGFERDKDILEIFDLAEEIKVSKTGLKKYIGRKLAARVLNTWHEDFVDEDTGEVVSIERNEIILDRDTIIDKDNVEEIIDSNVKSILLHKEDANQADYAIIHNTLQKDPTNSEKEAVEHIYRQLRNAEPPDEETARGIIDKLFFSDQRYNLGEVGRYRMNKKLQLDIPMEKQVLTKEDIITIVKYLIELINAKADIDDIDHLSNRRVRTVGEQLSQQFGVGLARMARTIRERMNVRDNEVFTPIDLINAKTLSSVINSFFGTNQLSQFMDQTNPLAEITHKRRLSALGPGGLSRERAGFEVRDVHYTHYGRLCPIETPEGPNIGLISSLGVYAKVNGMGFIETPYRKVTEGVVDLVSTPIYLSAEEEEGMMIAQANIEMDDAGKMTSDFVIARQEGDFPVITPSEVHYTDVAPNQIASISASLIPFLEHDDANRALMGSNMMRQAVPLIRPEAPIVGTGLERQVASDSRVLINAEGHGTVEYVDANIITIKYDRSEEERMVSFESDDKTYNLIKFRKTNQGTSINLKPIVRKGDRVIPGQVLSEGYATQNGELALGRNLKVAFMPWKGYNFEDAIVISEKVVRDDIFTSIHVDDYSLEVRDTKLGNEELTNDIPNVSEEATKDLDENGMIRIGAEVKPGDILIGKITPKGESDPTPEEKLLRAIFGDKAGDVKDASLKASPSLHGVVLDKKLFARAVKDKRKRTQDKDALGSLEMDFEVKFSDLKDKLIEKLFLIVNGKTSQGVMNDLGEEVLPKGKKYTQKMLYAVEDFAHLSKGQWVADDATNKMVNDLIHNYKIKLNDLQGALRREKFTITVGDELPAGILKLAKVYIAKKRKLKVGDKMAGRHGNKGIVARIVRHEDMPFLEDGTPVDIVLNPLGVPSRMNIGQIYETVLGWAGQKLGRKYATPIFDGASLDQINELTDEAGIPRFGHTYLYDGGTGERFHQAATVGVIYMLKLGHMVDDKMHARSIGPYSLITQQPLGGKAQFGGQRFGEMEVWALEAYGASSTLREILTVKSDDVIGRAKTYEAIVKGESMPEPGLPESFNVLMHELKGLGLDIRLEE, encoded by the coding sequence ATGATAACAAATCAGACTGAAAGATTGAATTTTGCCTCTACTAAAAACATTCCTGCATATCCAGATTTTCTAGATGTTCAGGTTAAATCTTTTCAAGATTTTTTTCAATTAGAAACTAAATCAGATGAAAGAGGCAATGAAGGACTTTATAATACCTTCATGGAAAACTTTCCAATTACAGATACAAGAAACAACTTTGTATTGGAATTCCTAGACTACTTTGTAGATCCACCACGTTACACTATCCAAGAGTGTATTGAAAGAGGTTTAACACACAGTGTGCCTTTAAAAGCGAGGTTGAAACTATATTGTACAGACCCAGAGCACGAAGACTTTGAAACTATTGTTCAAGATGTTTATCTTGGTACAATTCCTTACATGACGCCAAGCGGAACATTTGTAATTAATGGAGCTGAACGTGTTGTTGTTTCTCAATTGCACAGATCACCAGGGGTTTTCTTTGGTCAATCTTTTCATGCTAATGGTACAAAATTATACTCTGCTAGAGTAATTCCGTTCAAGGGATCTTGGATCGAATTTTCTACAGATATTAATAGCGTAATGTACGCTTACATTGATAGAAAGAAAAAATTACCTGTTACAACTTTATTCCGTGCTATCGGTTTCGAAAGAGATAAGGATATCCTTGAAATTTTCGACCTTGCAGAAGAAATTAAAGTTTCTAAAACAGGACTTAAAAAATATATCGGTAGAAAATTGGCTGCTCGTGTATTAAATACATGGCACGAAGATTTCGTAGATGAAGATACTGGTGAAGTAGTTTCTATCGAACGTAACGAAATAATCCTTGATCGTGATACTATTATCGATAAAGATAATGTGGAAGAAATCATTGATTCTAACGTTAAATCTATTTTGTTACACAAGGAAGATGCTAATCAAGCTGATTATGCCATCATCCATAACACGTTACAAAAAGATCCAACAAACTCTGAAAAAGAAGCTGTTGAGCATATCTACAGACAATTGCGTAACGCAGAACCGCCTGATGAAGAAACTGCTCGTGGTATTATAGATAAATTATTCTTCTCTGACCAACGTTACAACTTAGGTGAAGTAGGTCGTTATAGAATGAACAAAAAATTACAGTTGGATATCCCAATGGAAAAGCAAGTGCTTACCAAAGAAGATATCATAACTATTGTTAAGTACTTGATTGAATTAATTAATGCGAAAGCGGATATTGATGATATTGACCACTTATCAAACCGTCGTGTTAGAACAGTTGGTGAACAATTGTCGCAACAATTCGGTGTTGGTTTAGCTCGTATGGCTAGAACTATTCGTGAGAGAATGAATGTTAGAGATAACGAGGTGTTTACACCTATAGATTTGATTAATGCTAAAACATTATCTTCTGTAATCAACTCTTTCTTTGGTACAAACCAGTTGTCTCAATTTATGGATCAAACGAATCCATTGGCTGAGATTACGCACAAGAGAAGATTATCTGCCCTAGGACCAGGTGGACTTTCGAGAGAAAGAGCTGGTTTTGAGGTTCGAGATGTTCACTATACGCACTACGGACGTTTATGTCCTATTGAAACTCCAGAGGGACCAAACATTGGTTTGATTTCATCTCTTGGTGTTTATGCTAAAGTAAACGGAATGGGATTCATCGAAACACCTTACCGTAAGGTAACTGAAGGTGTGGTTGATTTAGTATCTACTCCAATTTACTTATCTGCTGAAGAAGAAGAAGGTATGATGATTGCGCAAGCAAATATCGAAATGGATGATGCAGGAAAAATGACATCTGACTTTGTAATTGCTCGTCAGGAAGGTGATTTCCCAGTTATTACTCCATCAGAAGTTCATTATACAGACGTTGCACCAAACCAGATTGCTTCTATATCTGCATCTTTGATTCCTTTCTTGGAACATGATGATGCGAATAGAGCCTTGATGGGATCTAACATGATGCGTCAGGCCGTTCCATTAATACGTCCTGAAGCTCCAATTGTAGGTACTGGTCTTGAGCGTCAAGTAGCTTCAGATTCTAGAGTATTAATCAATGCTGAAGGGCATGGTACTGTAGAATATGTAGATGCTAATATTATCACTATCAAATACGACCGTTCTGAAGAAGAAAGAATGGTAAGTTTTGAATCTGATGATAAAACATATAATCTAATTAAATTTAGAAAAACCAATCAAGGAACAAGTATCAACTTGAAACCAATCGTAAGAAAAGGGGATAGAGTTATACCTGGTCAAGTATTGTCTGAAGGTTATGCTACTCAAAATGGTGAACTTGCTTTAGGTCGTAACCTAAAAGTAGCGTTTATGCCATGGAAAGGGTACAACTTTGAGGATGCGATTGTAATTTCTGAAAAAGTGGTTCGTGATGACATCTTTACTTCAATCCACGTAGATGATTACTCATTAGAAGTAAGAGATACAAAATTGGGTAACGAAGAGTTAACGAATGATATTCCTAACGTTTCTGAAGAGGCTACTAAAGACTTGGATGAAAACGGTATGATTAGAATTGGTGCAGAGGTTAAACCTGGCGATATTCTAATTGGAAAAATTACACCAAAAGGAGAATCTGATCCAACTCCAGAAGAGAAATTGCTTCGTGCAATCTTTGGAGATAAAGCAGGTGATGTAAAAGATGCTTCATTGAAAGCTTCTCCATCACTTCATGGTGTTGTTCTTGATAAAAAATTATTTGCAAGAGCTGTAAAAGACAAGAGAAAACGTACTCAAGATAAAGATGCTTTAGGATCTCTTGAAATGGATTTCGAAGTTAAGTTTTCAGACTTGAAGGATAAGTTGATTGAAAAACTTTTCTTGATTGTAAACGGAAAAACATCACAAGGTGTAATGAACGATTTGGGTGAAGAAGTTTTACCAAAAGGTAAAAAATACACTCAAAAAATGCTTTACGCTGTTGAAGATTTTGCTCACTTAAGCAAAGGTCAATGGGTAGCTGATGATGCAACTAATAAAATGGTTAATGATTTAATTCATAACTATAAAATTAAGTTGAACGATTTACAAGGTGCTTTAAGAAGAGAGAAATTCACCATTACTGTTGGAGATGAATTGCCAGCAGGAATTTTGAAATTAGCTAAAGTTTACATCGCTAAGAAACGTAAATTGAAAGTTGGAGATAAGATGGCTGGACGTCACGGTAACAAAGGTATTGTTGCACGTATCGTTCGTCACGAAGATATGCCTTTCCTTGAAGACGGAACACCAGTTGATATCGTGTTGAACCCACTTGGGGTACCTTCGCGTATGAACATTGGTCAAATTTATGAAACGGTTCTTGGATGGGCTGGACAAAAATTAGGTAGAAAATATGCTACTCCAATTTTTGACGGTGCTTCATTAGACCAAATCAATGAATTGACTGACGAAGCTGGAATTCCTCGTTTTGGACATACTTATCTTTATGATGGTGGAACAGGAGA
- the rplA gene encoding 50S ribosomal protein L1, whose product MAKLTKKQKEAASKIEKNKLYSLKDASALIKVLASAKFDESVDIAIRLGVDPRKANQMVRGVVTLPHGTGKDVKVLALVTPDKEAEALAAGADFVGLDEYLQKIKDGWTDVDVIITMPSVMGKLGPLGRILGPRGLMPNPKTGTVTMDVAKAVAEVKAGKIDFKVDKTGIVHAGIGKVSFGAEQIYDNAHEIIQTLIKLKPTAAKGTYIKGMHLTSTMSPAIALDPKAV is encoded by the coding sequence ATGGCAAAATTGACAAAAAAGCAAAAAGAGGCTGCTTCAAAAATTGAAAAGAACAAGTTATATTCTTTAAAAGATGCTTCTGCATTAATTAAAGTTCTTGCTTCTGCAAAATTTGATGAGTCTGTTGATATCGCAATAAGATTGGGTGTAGATCCAAGAAAAGCGAATCAAATGGTAAGAGGTGTAGTTACATTGCCTCACGGAACTGGTAAAGATGTAAAAGTATTAGCATTGGTTACTCCAGATAAAGAAGCGGAAGCTTTGGCAGCTGGTGCAGACTTTGTTGGTCTTGATGAGTACTTACAAAAAATTAAAGATGGTTGGACAGATGTTGATGTAATCATCACTATGCCATCTGTAATGGGTAAATTAGGTCCATTAGGTCGTATTTTAGGACCTAGAGGTTTAATGCCTAATCCTAAAACAGGTACAGTAACTATGGATGTTGCTAAAGCTGTTGCAGAGGTAAAAGCTGGTAAAATTGACTTTAAAGTTGATAAAACTGGTATCGTACATGCAGGAATTGGTAAAGTTTCTTTCGGAGCTGAACAAATTTATGACAATGCACACGAAATTATTCAAACATTAATCAAACTTAAGCCAACTGCTGCTAAAGGTACCTACATTAAAGGTATGCACCTTACAAGCACTATGAGTCCTGCAATTGCATTGGATCCTAAAGCAGTATAA